Part of the Vigna unguiculata cultivar IT97K-499-35 chromosome 3, ASM411807v1, whole genome shotgun sequence genome, AGTTTGCCAAAATGAGTCAACTTAAGTTAAGTAAAAGAAAACATGGTTGGTCTTAGATTAAATAGATCAATAGCCATAACTTATAAGCTGACtgttctttttaaataataataattattttataaaatattagtttatagaaacatatttaagtattataattttataaatcaaattattttacataaaaataaagattaatttcataaatataactttaagaaaatattttattttaatttttatgcacattatttttattttttgaggtATCCCAATGGCTTGTTGGTCACCAACATGtggtaaaaaaattatgtcaacttttcaaaattttatttgttgatcATTTGAAGCCTTGCGTTATTGATGGTAAAAAAATCATGTCTaacttttcacaattttatttgttgatCCATTTGAAGCCTTGGGTTATTGTACGGGTtcaaataagttaaatttaaaattctataatattttatttaattaattaaaataaatataaatttaataaataattgtgtTAGTGACGTTGCACATTAGAATTGACTTTGATTTTAACACAgcataacaaattaaatttttttaaaagttaaaagtataaaattatttttaattaatttaatggcagtttaataaatattaattaaaataaataagttagtagacattaattcaaataaaaattaaaaattaatgtcaACTAAATGAATATcctaactaaaataattattaaaaataaataaagttacattgattttacaaaaaatgattttatttatttttaatatttatatttatttagtttcagCTTAGCtaatactaatatatattataaattcatatatgaTGATGGTAAGAACATTTAATCTAATGacatatttaaaatgataagttttctcatttatattttcttttttttacttattgtaTAAATctcattaaatttatattttttattcacattCATAAATCTCATTATATTTGTTTAGACAAATCTTCTTCACTcgtattcattttttttacatacaCACATCATTTTCGTTTACACATTTTCTCTCATTTCCTTAATCTacattcttttctttatctccATCCACATTATTctcttcatatttttcattcatactAATCACCTTCACCCATATTTATCTCTTTCCTACACGTTCATCTACATTGATTCACTTCGTccattataacttatttttctactttttatttatatttttgaatatttactATACAAGACTTATTTTGTTGAAGTTATTATCATTAGGGTCAACCAAAATGatgcaaattaaattaatatcaaaaatatattttatttagtgttaccaatgttaaattaaataaattttaaaataaaaacacattagTGTCGACCTGGTCAGagttaaactattttaattaaaaaatcaatttaaagttTAGTGATGAATTAGTCAATTCACCATGAAGTGAGACTTGTTTTGCTTGATCATCTTCCTTGTATGTCTTCTCCAAAATACATTTCATGCTTCTTTTAAAGCTTTAGTGCTTGCTATCTTCTTAAAGTTGACTCATCAAAAGTTCGATATAACATGTACAAAATTGTCTTATCCTTCATGTTCATTGTTTTCATCATATTTGGACTATCATAAGTCTCGATGCTTGTTAGTTTTTCAAAACCATTTTAAACCATCTCTCAATTATCTTGGAAACTAAGAAGGACATTTATATGGGGACTCTAATTGTCATAATTGACCATCTTTGTCTTTGTTTATCAAGACCATCAGAAATCTCTTTAAACATTCAAACACTCAAATTTTGATGCTAATTTGAAgacaagttttgttttttttttttttgtgaatattTTGATTCACGTTTTCATAtatcaataaaaacaaatacaagTGTGAagttataaattgaaatttggcatttcaatttcaaactTGAAGTCTATTAATTATATAAGTAAAggtacaaaacaaaaaattgctAATAACTCTCATTTATGTTTATTGAACATAGTGGCTTGTTCACCTTTGCTAAATTAGGGAACCAGGTTGAGCAACCTTCTTCACTACGAGGAACATTTATGCCATCTTCttcttaaaaataactttacCTCTTTTGCAAGTTACACAACCAACTCCTGTCTGCCCCCTCCGCTTACACCACCAAAGCCTTGTATTTGGAATTTTTGTATACATGTTGATATACGTTGCTATAATACAAGttaatttcttttaagtaaGTCAAATTATTCAACTTACCAATCTGTGGTGCTTTGTTCAGActcattattttgttgttttattctCAATGAATTAAGACAAATTAAAGTGGATTAGGTTAAATGGTCTAGAGGATCTAATTTTAAAAGTCCTATTTTACATTAAccatcattttttcaaaaaagtaaATCAAGACTTCTATTAAAAAGCCTATTTAGTTTAAAAAGGTCAATTTTAGGTCatttaaaaaatcttttaagtTCACCCGTTACAGAAAAATTATGGATGCAAGAAAAAAAGgccataaaaacaaaatatttttaattgttcaCAACCATAGGAAGCTAAAATAGAGGATGTACTACCTATAAATTTCTAGGACACCCccaatttattattttgctaATGGAATTTTGGAAATGTATATTCCTGAGTATATTCCAAAAAGAGGAGATGCTCAAGAATTTTGAAGTGCACAAGGAAAAACCTAAAATAGATAGTCCAAATTGTTTGGGCCGAATGTGCTCCAAGcccaactttaaaatatttgcaaaaGCACGAGCACCAGACCTTGTTTTGTTCTAGTGCTTCGTACTGGTAGAAGAAACAGAAAACATCACAAAATGTATCGCGTTCTTCACCGCGCTTTGTGCACTGCGGCAGAGCCCGCCACCGTGAGCATCAAGTCTATTTCGGAGGATCTGTACAAGGAAGTGAAGTTAAAAACGTTGGTGGAGAAGTTCAAGAAAGCTTCCGACATCGATCGGTTCCGCAAAAAAACCGGCATTTACGAGGACACAGTGCGGCGCCTCGCCGGCGCCAAGCGCTTCCGGTGGGTCCGCGACATCCTCGAACACCAAAAGCAGTATTCCGACATTTCCAACGAGGGTTTCTCTGCGCGCCTCATATCCCTTTATGGCAAATCTGGCATGGCCAAACACGCGCGCACGGTGTTCGACGAAATGCCCCAGCGAAAATGCGATCGCACCGTGCTCTCTCTCAATGCCCTCTTGGCCGCATACCTCCGCTCCAGGAAGTACGACGTCGTTGAAGAGCTTTTTAGGACCCTCCCTACTCAGCTCTCAATCGAGCCTGATTTGGTGACGTACAACACTCTCATTAAGGCGTTTTGTGAAAAGGGTTCCTTTGATTCGGCATTGTCAGTGCTTAAGGAGATGGAGGAGAAGGGTGTGAACCCTGATTCCATCACGTTTAACACTTTGCTTGATGGGTTGTACTCAAAGGGTTGTTTTGAGGATGGTGAGAAAGTGTGGGGGCAAATGGGTGCAAAGAATGTTGCTCCTGATGTGAGGAGTTACTGTTCCAAGTTGGTGGGGTTGGCCGGGGAGAAGAAAGCGGGTGAAGCTGTTGAGCTTTTTAGGGAAATGGAGAAGGTGGGTCTGAAGCCTGACCTCTTTTGCATCAATGCTGTCATCAAAAGTTTTGTGAATGAGGGTAATTTGGATGAGGCTAAGAAGTGGTTTGGTGAGATTGCAAACTCTGATTTTGATCCCCATAAGAGCACTTACTCCACCCTTGTTCCCTTCCTGTGTGAGAAGGGTGATTTGAAGACCGCAATTGAGATGTGCAAGGAGATTTTCAATAACCGGTGCCGTGTTGACGCGTCGTTGCTGCAGCTTGTGGTGGATAAGCTGGTGAGTGAGGGCATGATTTCAGAGGCGAAGGAGATTGTGGAGATAGGGAAAACCAATAGGTACTGTCGCTATAGGCTAAATTTGCCTGCAGAAGAGTAGAGTTATGTTAGTTCTTAGTTGCACTTTATTATTGTTCTTGcaatttgatttgttttgttataaTGGTGATTGGGAAATTGCCAAGAATGGCTTTTGTTTGGCATTGTGAGCTTAGTAACTGGTTTCTTCAAAAATGGCTTGCGTTGTCTGATTTCAATGGTTCTGTACACTGGTTAGCGATATTAGCCCTTAAACTCTCCACCCGAATGAAATTTTCCTTTGTGAATTTACATTTAGCAATTTATATATGGAATGCATATTCCTGCATGCAAATATGAACTAATATGTGGATATGTTAGAGTTTGGTCTTCCTACTTTTATCTTGGCATCCTATGTGCTATATAGAAATATAGATTCGGTTTTAACCAAGGGCATTAAAGAAGATGTTGAAGAGCGATATCCCTGGCAACGACCTATGTAAGTTTAGTTTcggtaatgtgtaatttttttaagcaaTGTTAGTGTGTAAAACTTCTGAAAATTTGCTAAGACCTAAAACCTTATCTATTTTTTCTTAACAGAGGCCTccatattttaattcaaaaggatttatttgataattatttgatatctttaaaaataattaaattagtgcCTTTTGTTCCTCTAGAGAAATACTATCGAGATATTATGATTTTTGATTGTAGAAATTAGTAGAGTAAATATTCACACACGATGTGTCTTACACAAAGAcctataatattaatataaatataaatataaatattccaATAAAAGCAGTATTCCGACATAATTTTTGaggtgaaccaatataaatatatacgtTCTTCTGGTACTTATAGACAAATATATGATTACACGGTCTACTGATTTGCATGAAAGAAAATCGTAGACTTTATTCAACCCGTTTTAGAGCCAACTTGTAATTTTAATCGGTATGGTAGTTAAACTCTCGATATTAGTTTTTGACAAGGTATGAGGAAAATATTATTGAGACTAGAGAATAAAAGACAAGTGGTAAAAGTAGCTCCCTTGTTCAAATGTATCAAGTCTTATAACTAGAAAGAAAAATGTgacattcttttaattttgtcatATTGAAATTGTGAAAAATAGAAACTACATTTCATGTGATACTAAACATAAATTTTTGCATGTCATATTGACATGTTAAATATcgtaaaaaatagaaattacaTTTCATGTAATACTACATAATTTTTTGCCTAGATTTGCATGGATAAACAAACAAAGTAcatgtactttattaactttaaaGTTAGGAACCACCTATACAATTAAGGCTTTTTACGTATGTTATTTTGaacttttgatgtttattttaGGTTCAATGTCAATGCAAAATATGTAGATTTATGTTATGTGAAAAACAATCGATGTAAATTTACGTCAAATTATACAAGGTCTGACGCGAAAGCCAAAATTTACGTCGAACAATATCATGTCTAATGTAAAAAAGTTAGtgaccaataaaaaaattataatgaaatgaatatttttgGACATCTTTCACTTCTACTTGTGACGTATCAAATGAAGGATTTTGATAAAGTTGAAGAAAAGTTGGTGAACAGAGAAGTCAAACTTAGGACAAAAGTTAAGCCATAGAAAAAGAAGATTGAGCTACAAACATTGAAGTTAAACAAAGGTTGAAATCTCCAATTTTCAATTCATACTCGGCTTCAATACACCAACCCAATCTTCTCCCTGAGTGGCACAATTATCATCTTTGTTGTGGCACAAGTAGGATTGAGAAGTCATTTATTCTTGAATTGTTTTGATAAGTTGGCTTGAATTTTCTAATCAATAATTCTAAGCTTTCATGAGGAGATGGAGACGTTTAAGTTTAGGGTATTTTGATAATtgacattatcatgtttttatttttgtttatttttttctttctttattatttgaCCATTATCTTTTGGATATTTCAagtttcatttaataaatttggaaatgataaatatttggtttatattttacaaataagtaAAACATCTTAAAGATTTTGGAAGATTATCAACAGATTAGTGGAGTACTATCGACCAAGTTGGTTACTTCAATTACCAGACataatatttgaagaatatcttaaagatattaagcttcaaaagattaaaagatatacATTCAAGATATTCAAACCAATCCCGATGAAtgttttatcttatattttccTCAATCAAGCTATTTGATCTTGATTCCATTGTGTTAATTGTTGTTATTCTTtacatttaatttcaaatttatcttttatttaaactcaaaagaaaattttgttattcTCCCCTCCTTTATCATTCAAACAATGATATGttgacaactaaattttgacaactttctcttataacttGAGGTgtcatcttttattttgtttagaaatataaaaaaaatgaaaaatgggagaccatttaaaagatgacacatcaagttgtaagagaaagttgtcaaaatttagttgttaaaaaattattttccttatcATAAACTAACCAATTAATTTAAATCACATTAGTCCTTGTGGGAGATGATAACTGAACTTTTTTACTGTATTACTTATGTGTTAGTACACTTGTCAATTTCGTAACATTAACTTATCTTCTTTACTTTtgctttaatatatttttatcttttttcaatattattttatttgaccgtctccttttatatatttttttataagaactaatctATTAGGAATGGGAAAACATGGTTAATAGACGACAACAAGTCTAGTTGAGGTATTTCGGaccaaacaacacataaatggTCATCTAAGCCTTTCAAGAAACATATTATGAAGTCTTATTGATGATAAAGTCTGACAAAGCATGTGCAAAATATTGGGAAATCAtgcactaaaaataataatctcttCAAGCGGAAGCACACCCAAAATAAGAGcagaaaaatcaataaaaacacACAggaaatttaacgtggttcgacACCTCAAGGCCTACATCTACAAACTCAACAATAAGTATTATCTCCCAAGTGCAATTTTTCTagcaaaaattgcaaaccttcttacaattttttatggaCCAAAATTACAAATCCTTCATAGTGCAATTTTTCTAGCAAAAATTGCAAACTTTCAAATGACACACAACTACCCAAGTCCCTCATACACCCAAGAGACCTATTGAGTTGTGGTGACAACTCCAAAACTAACTCTTcacttttatagtatttttctgctactctcttcttcatattactcaatgtgggactttggtgAATACCCACTTGAGAACCAACATATCCTCCCTTCACCAAAAGTCTCACATGCTATGAAACAAACATTTGACACACTATCAACAAATTTGCTTGAACTGCTCTTGCTACTAGTGATTTGCACGGACTCTTTAAATATGACAATCTTTCCCATCAACGACCCTCATCGCCTTGCACATTAGACTCGTTGTTGGCAACTTTCACATCTTTATCCCTAACAATTCACTGATACTCAAGGAGAATCCATCATAACGCCACCTTGGTCAAGCCACGACACCGCCACAACATAACAACGCAACACCCACGGTTGACGAAGCATCGCGTGAGTCATGCAAAACACCACTGTTGGAGATCTCGAGCTCCACCCTCACCATGCATATCCAACGTTACCAAACATCGCAGTCCACCAGACGCAACAATCAGAGCATATCTATAAGCCGTAGAGCACTTCCTCCACGCACATGTCACAAATCGTGACTCACACATATCAGATCTCGGTCGTACATCACTCACGAGCCATGCGAGCACCAACTGCGACCTCCTCCGCATATCCAAGAGCATCTCACCACACACGAACTTTGCGACCTACCCCGCAGATCTGGGAGCATCTTGCCATACACGAACTTCACTTTCTTCAAAGGCGCAAGACAAAAGGTTGACTATGGTCTGTATGCCAAACTGCTCCTCTTACTCCCTTGATTAGAAACCCTTGGTCAAAACCTTAGCTCTGATACCACAGTTGAGAAATCAcgcactaaaaataataatctcttCAAGCGGAAGCACACCCAAAATAAGAGcagaaaaatcaataaaaacacACAggaaatttaacgtggttcgacACCTCAAGGCCTACATCTACAAACTCAACAATAAGTATTATCTCCCAAGTGCAATTTTTCTagcaaaaattgcaaaccttcttacaattttttatggaCCAAAATTACAAATCCTTCATAGTGCAATTTTTCTAGCAAAAATTGCAAACTTTCAAATGACACACAACTACCCAAGTCCCTCATACACCCAAGAGACCTATTGAGTTGTGGTGACAACTCCAAAACTAACTCTTcacttttatagtatttttctgctactctcttcttcatattactcaatgtgggactttggtgAATACCCACTTGAGAACCAACATATCCTCCCTTCACCAAAAGTCTCACATGCTATGAAACAAACATTTGACACACTATCAACAAATTTGCTTGAACTGCTCTTGCTACTAGTGATTTGCACGAACTCTTTAAATATGACAATCTTTCCCATCAACGACCCTCATCGCCTTGCACATTAGACTCGTTGTTGGCAACTTTCACATCTTTGTCCCTAACAATTCACTGATACTCAAGGAGAATCCATCATAACGCCACCTTGGTCAAGCCACGACACCACCACAACATAACAACGCAACACCCACGGTTGACGAAGCATCGCGTGAGCCATGCAAAACACCACTGTTGGAGATCTCGAGCTCCACCCTCACCATGCATATCCAACGTTACCAAACATCGCAGTCCACCAGACGCAACAATCAGAGCATATCTATAAGCCGTAGAGCACTTCCTCCACGCACATGTCACAAATCGTGACTCACACATATCAGATCTCGGTCGTACATCACTCACGAGTCATGCGAGCACCAACTGCGAGCACCAACTGCGACCTCCTCCGCATATCCAAGAGCATCTCGCCACACACGAACTTTGCGACCTACCCCGCAGATCTGGGAGCATCTTGCCACACACAAACTTCACTTTCTTCAAAGGCGCAAGACAAAAGGTTGACTATGGTCTGTATGCCAAATTACTCCTCTTACTCCCTTGATTAGAAACCCTTGGTCAAAACCTTAGCTCTGATACCACAGTTGAGAAATCAcgcactaaaaataataatctcttCAAGCGGAAGCACACCCAAAATAAGAGcagaaaaatcaataaaaacacACAggaaatttaacgtggttcggtaCCTCAAGGCCTACATCCACAAACTCAACAATAAGTATTATCACCCAAGTGCAATTTTTGTGCAATTTTTCTggcaaaaattgcaaaccttcttacaattttttatggaCCAAAATTGCAAACCCTTCATAGTGCAATTTTTCTAGCAAAAATTGCAAACTTTCAAATGACACACAACTACCCAAGCCCC contains:
- the LOC114175682 gene encoding pentatricopeptide repeat-containing protein At1g55890, mitochondrial-like codes for the protein MYRVLHRALCTAAEPATVSIKSISEDLYKEVKLKTLVEKFKKASDIDRFRKKTGIYEDTVRRLAGAKRFRWVRDILEHQKQYSDISNEGFSARLISLYGKSGMAKHARTVFDEMPQRKCDRTVLSLNALLAAYLRSRKYDVVEELFRTLPTQLSIEPDLVTYNTLIKAFCEKGSFDSALSVLKEMEEKGVNPDSITFNTLLDGLYSKGCFEDGEKVWGQMGAKNVAPDVRSYCSKLVGLAGEKKAGEAVELFREMEKVGLKPDLFCINAVIKSFVNEGNLDEAKKWFGEIANSDFDPHKSTYSTLVPFLCEKGDLKTAIEMCKEIFNNRCRVDASLLQLVVDKLVSEGMISEAKEIVEIGKTNRYCRYRLNLPAEE